A genomic region of Candidatus Palauibacter polyketidifaciens contains the following coding sequences:
- a CDS encoding substrate-binding domain-containing protein has product MGAGACGTDADTFVLGATTSTYDSGLLEHLIARFNEDHPGLRVRTVIAGSGEALELGRTGDVDLLLVHAPEAEARFVEAGHAPRRSPVLVNGYVIAGPPSDPARVRGSASPSDAFATLARVEHDFVSRGDSSGTHYREIALWREAGVAGAGAWYVESGQGQATTLHVASERRAYVLTDVATLAMLSPVLDLDPLVADHPSLRNVYSLLAPRAAARPERAAVFADWLRSGDGRRAIGEFRVRGGAEAHFAPWPHDDPIP; this is encoded by the coding sequence GTGGGCGCCGGAGCGTGCGGGACCGACGCGGACACGTTCGTGCTCGGCGCCACGACGTCCACTTACGATTCGGGTCTGCTCGAACACCTGATCGCCCGCTTCAACGAAGACCATCCCGGGCTCCGGGTGCGCACGGTCATCGCGGGGAGCGGCGAAGCGCTGGAACTCGGTCGCACGGGAGACGTGGATCTCCTGCTCGTGCACGCGCCCGAAGCCGAGGCCCGCTTCGTCGAGGCGGGGCACGCGCCCCGGCGGAGTCCCGTCCTCGTCAACGGGTACGTGATCGCGGGGCCGCCCTCGGATCCGGCGCGGGTTCGCGGGTCGGCATCCCCGTCCGACGCGTTCGCGACCCTCGCGCGGGTGGAGCACGACTTCGTCTCGCGCGGCGACAGTTCGGGCACGCACTACCGCGAAATCGCCCTCTGGCGCGAGGCGGGGGTGGCCGGGGCCGGTGCCTGGTACGTGGAGTCCGGGCAGGGTCAGGCCACGACGCTGCACGTGGCGAGCGAACGCCGCGCCTACGTCCTCACGGATGTCGCGACGCTCGCGATGCTCTCGCCGGTGCTCGACCTGGATCCGCTCGTCGCGGACCACCCCTCGCTGCGCAACGTCTATTCGCTGCTGGCGCCGCGCGCCGCGGCCCGGCCGGAACGCGCCGCCGTCTTCGCGGACTGGCTGCGCTCAGGAGACGGACGCCGCGCGATCGGGGAATTCCGGGTGCGGGGCGGCGCAGAGGCCCACTTCGCCCCGTGGCCCCACGACGACCCGATTCCCTAG
- a CDS encoding ABC transporter permease, producing MDPLLEALRLITSGDLYVWNVILRSLQISGSALLLAMVIGLPIGIAVGLTRFRLRLPVVAVINAGLAFPPVVVGLGVFLFLSRAGPLGDLQLLYTPAAMIGAQAILAGPYIAAVSLAAVENIPRDIALQARALGASRRQAILLQLREVRTSLVAAVAAGFGAIISEVGAVMMVGGNILGETRVMTTAIVLETRRGNFDVAIAMGIVLMLIALCVNAALLLLGRRAIRRGHVA from the coding sequence GTGGATCCGCTGCTCGAGGCTCTCCGGCTCATCACGTCGGGTGACCTGTACGTCTGGAACGTCATCCTCCGCTCTCTGCAGATCAGCGGATCGGCGCTCCTCCTGGCCATGGTCATCGGACTCCCCATCGGGATCGCCGTCGGGCTGACGCGATTCCGGCTCCGGCTGCCCGTGGTCGCGGTGATCAACGCGGGTCTCGCCTTCCCTCCCGTCGTCGTCGGCCTCGGGGTCTTCCTCTTCCTGTCGCGGGCGGGCCCGCTCGGCGACCTGCAACTGCTCTACACGCCGGCCGCCATGATCGGCGCCCAGGCGATCCTCGCGGGGCCGTACATCGCCGCGGTGAGTCTCGCCGCGGTGGAGAACATCCCCCGGGACATCGCGCTTCAGGCGCGGGCGCTCGGCGCGAGCCGGCGGCAGGCGATCCTCCTGCAGTTGAGGGAGGTGCGGACGTCGCTCGTGGCCGCGGTGGCGGCGGGGTTCGGGGCCATCATCAGCGAGGTGGGGGCGGTGATGATGGTGGGGGGCAACATCCTCGGAGAAACCCGGGTGATGACGACGGCGATCGTGCTCGAGACGCGGCGCGGCAACTTCGACGTCGCGATCGCCATGGGGATCGTACTCATGCTCATCGCTCTCTGCGTGAACGCGGCGCTCCTCCTGCTCGGCCGGCGGGCGATCCGCCGCGGCCACGTCGCGTGA
- a CDS encoding ABC transporter ATP-binding protein: MNAAAGPLLDGIGLRRSYGGRTAVEVDRIELREGEMLAVFGPNGAGKSTLLRLLAMLEKPDAGEVAFRGGSGRPAERALRAASAVVFQRPHFWSDSVEYNVGLGLALRGVPRPEARARSRAVCEQLAISHLLGAPISRLSGGEAQRVALARALVLDPEILFLDEPTANLDTDSRLDLRHDLERVARERATSVFLITHDRGEAFHLADRVAVIRDGKLVQTGTPKEIYENPADVYTARVTGAEFTISGAVTRAHERMVTVDIGGASLVALGEAVPGTPVKIAYRPEDLVLGPPDVPPADLSTRNLVVATVEERRDMGGLVRLRLRGPVELVALVTLDAAEELGVDPGVRVAVRVKATALHAFPAAPVEPRESGTS, from the coding sequence GTGAACGCCGCAGCGGGGCCGCTCCTCGACGGCATCGGCCTGCGCCGCAGCTACGGCGGAAGGACGGCCGTCGAGGTGGACCGCATCGAACTGCGGGAGGGCGAGATGCTCGCGGTGTTCGGGCCGAACGGGGCCGGAAAGTCCACGTTGCTGCGCCTGCTCGCCATGCTGGAGAAGCCCGACGCCGGAGAGGTCGCGTTCCGCGGCGGGTCGGGACGGCCGGCCGAGCGGGCACTCCGGGCCGCGTCCGCCGTCGTGTTTCAACGCCCCCATTTCTGGAGCGACTCCGTCGAGTACAACGTGGGGCTCGGGCTGGCCCTGCGCGGCGTGCCCCGGCCCGAAGCCCGCGCCCGCTCGCGCGCGGTGTGCGAGCAACTCGCGATCTCGCACCTGCTCGGAGCCCCGATATCGCGGCTGTCCGGAGGAGAGGCACAGCGCGTAGCGCTCGCGCGGGCGCTCGTCCTCGACCCGGAGATCCTCTTCCTCGACGAGCCGACGGCGAATCTCGATACGGATTCGCGGCTCGACCTCCGCCACGACCTGGAGCGCGTGGCCCGGGAACGGGCGACGAGCGTCTTTCTGATCACCCACGACCGGGGCGAGGCCTTCCACCTCGCGGATCGGGTCGCCGTGATCCGGGACGGGAAGCTGGTCCAGACGGGTACGCCGAAGGAGATCTACGAGAATCCCGCGGACGTCTACACGGCGCGCGTCACCGGGGCGGAGTTCACGATCTCCGGCGCCGTGACGCGGGCGCACGAGCGCATGGTCACCGTCGACATCGGGGGCGCTTCGCTCGTGGCCCTCGGCGAGGCGGTCCCGGGCACGCCCGTGAAGATCGCCTATCGGCCGGAGGACCTCGTCCTCGGGCCCCCGGACGTCCCCCCCGCGGATCTGAGCACGCGCAACCTGGTCGTGGCGACGGTGGAGGAACGGCGCGACATGGGCGGGCTCGTGCGGCTGCGGCTTCGCGGTCCCGTCGAACTCGTGGCGCTCGTCACGCTCGACGCCGCGGAGGAACTCGGCGTCGACCCCGGCGTGCGCGTCGCGGTGCGGGTAAAGGCCACGGCGTTGCACGCGTTCCCCGCCGCGCCGGTCGAACCGAGGGAATCCGGCACCTCCTAG
- a CDS encoding TonB-dependent receptor gives MRTQREGRSEAQAQRRTVCRVAFFALAGAAILTSSGSRLAAQSLTLTPPQGIVTCPAEMDPSLTGLAGVVRDTLQGILIPGATVSASWTEGAGRQRTVSVDADSEGVYVLCGLPPREDLTVSARFPFFRTEPTRVSIAPGPPAGWDILVGVEEGALSRLLTVPGRIVGRVVDRRSGRPVEAANVVLSDTLLAEDRQGMTDGSGRFMFSELDPGMYRVTVDHLTFDPLDQLVRLPSDRTVQVDFELSVDPIELAPIVVTALREKRLELQGFYDRRELGEAIGSGVFLTRDDIQDAGAIRVTHYLGRIPGVRTECSGGANNNCIIRMTRGVPSLSSRAEFGCMNANVYLDGVRVIRDGGAGESIDNFVSPSEIAGIEVYRGASELPAEFGGAVGRCGAIVIWTGPSLRRNSG, from the coding sequence ATGCGAACACAGCGAGAGGGTCGTTCGGAGGCGCAGGCGCAGAGAAGAACGGTCTGCCGAGTTGCGTTCTTCGCCCTGGCGGGAGCCGCCATCCTGACGTCGTCCGGGTCCCGGCTGGCCGCTCAGAGCCTGACCCTCACCCCTCCCCAGGGCATCGTGACGTGTCCCGCGGAGATGGATCCGTCCCTGACCGGCCTCGCCGGCGTCGTCCGCGATACGCTCCAGGGCATCCTCATTCCGGGCGCCACGGTCTCCGCGAGCTGGACCGAGGGCGCAGGACGGCAGCGCACGGTCTCCGTGGACGCGGACAGCGAGGGCGTGTACGTCCTCTGTGGCCTTCCGCCCCGGGAGGATCTCACGGTGAGCGCAAGGTTCCCGTTCTTCCGCACGGAGCCGACTCGAGTGAGCATCGCACCCGGCCCACCGGCCGGATGGGACATCCTCGTGGGCGTGGAGGAAGGCGCGCTCTCCAGGCTGCTCACCGTGCCCGGCCGAATCGTGGGTCGGGTGGTGGATCGGCGTTCCGGCCGTCCGGTCGAAGCGGCGAACGTCGTGCTTTCGGACACGCTGCTTGCGGAGGACCGGCAGGGAATGACCGACGGCAGCGGCCGCTTCATGTTCTCCGAACTCGATCCGGGAATGTACCGGGTGACCGTGGACCACCTCACCTTCGACCCCCTCGACCAGTTGGTGCGTCTCCCGAGCGACCGAACCGTGCAGGTGGATTTCGAACTCAGCGTGGACCCGATCGAACTCGCGCCGATCGTCGTCACGGCGCTGCGCGAGAAGCGGCTGGAGTTGCAGGGGTTCTACGACCGGCGAGAACTCGGCGAGGCGATCGGCTCCGGAGTATTCCTCACGCGGGACGACATCCAGGACGCCGGCGCGATCCGCGTCACGCACTACCTGGGACGGATTCCGGGCGTGCGCACGGAGTGCAGCGGAGGCGCGAACAACAACTGCATCATCCGCATGACGCGTGGCGTGCCCAGCCTGAGCAGCCGCGCCGAGTTCGGGTGCATGAACGCGAACGTCTACCTGGACGGCGTGCGCGTGATCCGGGACGGCGGTGCCGGCGAATCGATCGACAACTTCGTCTCGCCGTCCGAGATCGCCGGGATCGAAGTCTATCGGGGCGCGAGCGAGTTGCCGGCCGAGTTTGGCGGGGCCGTGGGGCGCTGCGGAGCCATCGTCATCTGGACGGGCCCCTCGCTCCGGCGGAATTCGGGCTAG
- a CDS encoding serine hydrolase domain-containing protein: MPVHRRSSLAAAAPRPYAATIVFLLGFLGVLLLPSAAAGQDADVIDAFSRQIAADVEADGIGGITAAVFRGDQVMWSQGFGWADPENRVPAGVRTIYRTGSISKSVTAILMADLVEEGTVALDDAVVDHLPEVAGFGDPPADMAPITLRQLASHTAGLIREPELEGAAAGPIEDWGYKILASIPHTRYDTMPGARYQYSNIGYGVLGYALQRAAGTSFMDLVEDRLFEPLGMRSSTFIAGPDMWRRVAVGYVNWDDGTVDPDLPALEHEGRGYKVPNGGVYATVGDLATFAAAVMGMTEHELLEPATRREVMTVQTPEDPDAGYGLGFSIRTVALEGGTVRFVGHGGSVAGYNMYLVFEPESGYGVALGRNYNRGATSLGEVGNGLLQALLEAGG, translated from the coding sequence ATGCCGGTCCACCGTCGCTCATCCCTCGCCGCTGCGGCGCCCCGCCCGTATGCCGCGACGATCGTCTTCCTTCTCGGCTTTCTCGGCGTCCTCCTCCTTCCGTCCGCCGCGGCCGGTCAGGACGCGGACGTCATCGATGCGTTCTCGCGGCAGATCGCGGCGGATGTCGAAGCGGACGGCATCGGCGGGATCACGGCGGCGGTCTTCAGGGGAGACCAGGTGATGTGGTCGCAGGGGTTCGGCTGGGCCGATCCGGAGAACCGCGTGCCCGCGGGAGTGCGGACGATCTACCGAACCGGGTCGATCTCGAAGTCGGTGACGGCGATCCTGATGGCGGACCTGGTGGAGGAAGGGACGGTCGCTCTCGATGACGCCGTCGTGGACCACCTGCCCGAGGTCGCCGGCTTCGGGGATCCGCCGGCCGACATGGCGCCGATCACGCTCCGGCAACTGGCGAGCCACACCGCCGGCCTCATTCGGGAGCCTGAACTCGAAGGCGCGGCGGCGGGGCCGATCGAGGACTGGGGATACAAGATCCTCGCTTCGATCCCCCACACCCGCTACGACACGATGCCCGGAGCCCGGTATCAGTACTCGAACATCGGGTACGGCGTGCTCGGTTACGCTCTGCAGCGGGCGGCCGGGACGTCCTTCATGGATCTCGTCGAGGACCGCCTGTTCGAACCCCTGGGGATGCGCTCTTCAACCTTCATCGCCGGCCCCGACATGTGGCGCCGGGTCGCGGTGGGGTACGTCAACTGGGACGACGGCACGGTGGACCCCGATCTCCCGGCGCTGGAACACGAGGGGCGCGGGTACAAGGTGCCGAACGGCGGCGTCTACGCGACGGTCGGAGACCTCGCGACGTTCGCGGCCGCGGTCATGGGCATGACCGAACACGAACTCCTGGAGCCGGCGACGCGACGGGAGGTCATGACGGTCCAGACGCCCGAGGATCCCGACGCGGGGTACGGTCTCGGCTTCTCGATTCGCACGGTCGCCCTCGAGGGAGGCACCGTGCGGTTCGTCGGCCACGGCGGTTCCGTCGCCGGGTACAACATGTATCTCGTGTTCGAACCCGAGAGCGGCTACGGCGTCGCGCTCGGCCGCAACTACAATCGCGGCGCCACCAGCCTTGGCGAGGTCGGGAACGGGCTCCTTCAGGCGCTGCTCGAGGCCGGCGGTTGA
- a CDS encoding carboxypeptidase regulatory-like domain-containing protein — protein MNGCGPPPGRVAPLLTPAAALALAAVALVPSPAAGQEEEEERVLRICRQLGQAELEVGIEGTIRDDESKVPLPGATVVIRYEAERGLPTPEDVQVEADGRGRYQACGLEAFREIRVRPNYRSRRGKDRKVELDRSKFVDLEVDMGDAAFVVLSVVDAADGRPVAGAQIDFTPLPVSGVTDSLGRAAFRSLPPLTYGLRVAHIGYAPLETEINVLTDQNAEFRVELNTQAIALAPIEVRVTGRDPFLLTSGFYERRQSIDEGYFATYPEIDQFIHLGQLFQFKRELSIRYRRNQLILLNGRPASRLGFTRRNLGELKFDTVRGVEAYRCSEAPPEIMNQVPNTLLLTDCNLVAIWTY, from the coding sequence TTGAACGGCTGCGGGCCGCCCCCGGGCAGGGTCGCGCCGCTCCTCACGCCGGCGGCCGCTCTCGCGCTGGCGGCGGTCGCCCTCGTGCCGTCCCCGGCCGCGGGACAGGAAGAGGAGGAGGAGCGGGTCCTCCGCATCTGCCGGCAGCTCGGACAGGCGGAACTCGAGGTCGGGATCGAGGGCACGATCCGGGACGATGAGAGCAAGGTCCCGCTGCCGGGGGCGACGGTCGTGATCCGCTACGAGGCTGAACGCGGGCTGCCCACGCCGGAGGACGTACAGGTCGAGGCGGATGGGCGAGGGCGATACCAGGCCTGCGGCCTCGAAGCTTTCCGGGAGATCCGGGTGCGCCCGAACTATCGGTCCCGGCGCGGGAAGGACCGCAAGGTCGAACTCGACCGGTCGAAGTTTGTCGACCTCGAGGTGGATATGGGGGACGCGGCCTTCGTCGTCCTTTCCGTCGTGGACGCCGCCGACGGGCGACCGGTGGCGGGCGCGCAGATCGACTTCACCCCGCTGCCCGTCTCCGGGGTCACGGATTCGCTCGGACGCGCCGCGTTCCGCTCCTTGCCGCCACTCACGTACGGTCTGCGCGTCGCGCACATCGGTTACGCGCCCCTCGAGACCGAGATCAACGTCCTCACGGACCAGAACGCGGAGTTCCGCGTCGAACTCAACACCCAGGCGATCGCGCTCGCGCCGATCGAGGTGAGAGTGACGGGCCGCGATCCGTTCCTGCTCACGTCGGGGTTCTACGAGCGCCGCCAGTCCATCGACGAGGGCTACTTCGCGACCTATCCGGAGATCGACCAGTTCATCCACCTCGGACAGCTGTTCCAGTTCAAGCGGGAACTCTCCATCCGATACCGCCGTAACCAGCTCATCCTCCTCAACGGGCGGCCGGCCAGCCGCCTCGGGTTCACCCGGAGAAACCTGGGCGAACTGAAATTCGACACCGTTCGGGGCGTCGAGGCGTACAGGTGCAGCGAGGCGCCGCCCGAGATCATGAACCAGGTACCCAACACCCTGCTCCTGACCGACTGCAACCTCGTCGCGATCTGGACGTACTGA
- a CDS encoding MATE family efflux transporter yields MSDTGRPEGETAAPRRSGVGGTLRALLWGTREDFTSGSLNRGVLLLAIPMVLEMAGESLFFLVDMAVVSRLGANALAAIALTEAMLAVIYSVAVGLAMSTTAMVARRTGEKDERGAATAAVQAIALSVGIAVVLGLAGALLAPWLLRVMGGSPEVVAQGTMYARIQLGGMVVIILLFVNNAIYRGAGDPSMAMRSVWLANGINIVLDPVLVFGLWIFPELGLPGAAVATTTGRGIGALYQLWHLSRGERIRVRRSDLRVRWPVIGRLARVSVGGVGQMLVTQVSYIISIRFLSEFGTIALAGYTMAIRVVIFIILPAWGLANAAATLVGQNLGAGKPDRAERAVYLTGFWNMLFMAVVTVVFVAFPGPILAPFAPDPETLDVGVRALRIISYGYIFYAWGMVTMQAFNGAGDTATPTWINIGVFWFFQLPVAALLAFVIGWGETGVFWSFAVAYSLSAVVGLWIFRRGRWKQKVV; encoded by the coding sequence TTGAGCGACACTGGCCGGCCCGAAGGGGAAACTGCGGCTCCCCGCCGGTCCGGAGTGGGGGGGACACTGCGGGCGCTGCTGTGGGGAACGCGCGAGGACTTCACGTCGGGAAGCCTGAACCGCGGGGTCCTGCTCCTCGCCATCCCGATGGTGCTGGAGATGGCGGGGGAGTCGCTGTTCTTCCTCGTGGACATGGCGGTCGTGAGCCGACTCGGGGCCAACGCGCTCGCGGCGATCGCGCTCACCGAAGCGATGCTGGCGGTCATCTACTCGGTCGCGGTGGGATTGGCGATGTCCACCACGGCGATGGTCGCGCGACGGACGGGCGAGAAGGACGAGCGCGGGGCGGCGACGGCCGCCGTGCAGGCAATCGCGCTGAGCGTCGGCATAGCCGTGGTCCTCGGCCTGGCCGGTGCGCTCCTGGCCCCGTGGCTGCTGCGGGTGATGGGCGGCTCACCGGAAGTCGTGGCCCAAGGCACCATGTACGCCCGCATCCAACTGGGCGGGATGGTCGTCATCATCCTCCTCTTCGTGAACAACGCGATCTACCGGGGCGCGGGGGACCCGTCGATGGCGATGCGTTCCGTGTGGCTGGCCAACGGGATCAACATCGTGCTCGATCCCGTGCTCGTATTCGGCCTCTGGATCTTCCCCGAACTCGGACTCCCGGGCGCCGCCGTGGCCACGACGACCGGGCGCGGGATCGGGGCTCTGTACCAGTTGTGGCACCTGTCCCGCGGCGAGCGTATCCGGGTGCGGCGGAGCGATCTCCGGGTCCGCTGGCCCGTGATCGGCCGGCTCGCGCGCGTGTCGGTCGGCGGCGTGGGGCAGATGCTCGTGACGCAGGTCAGCTACATCATCTCGATCCGGTTCCTGTCGGAGTTCGGGACGATCGCCCTCGCGGGCTACACCATGGCGATCCGCGTCGTCATCTTCATCATCCTCCCCGCCTGGGGCCTCGCGAACGCCGCCGCCACGCTCGTAGGCCAGAATCTCGGCGCCGGGAAGCCCGACCGCGCCGAGCGGGCCGTCTACCTCACCGGCTTCTGGAACATGCTGTTCATGGCCGTGGTGACGGTGGTTTTCGTGGCCTTCCCGGGGCCGATCCTCGCGCCGTTCGCGCCGGATCCTGAGACGCTCGACGTGGGCGTGCGCGCGCTCCGGATCATCAGCTACGGGTACATCTTCTACGCCTGGGGCATGGTGACGATGCAGGCCTTCAACGGCGCGGGCGACACGGCGACGCCGACGTGGATCAACATCGGCGTGTTCTGGTTCTTCCAGCTGCCGGTCGCGGCGCTGCTCGCCTTCGTTATCGGGTGGGGCGAGACGGGCGTGTTCTGGTCGTTCGCGGTCGCCTACTCGCTGTCGGCCGTCGTCGGCCTCTGGATCTTCCGGCGCGGCCGCTGGAAGCAGAAGGTGGTCTAG
- a CDS encoding carboxypeptidase regulatory-like domain-containing protein, which produces MTKRTPLLALAVALVAGNAFLSDAASAQEAVGIQGIITEGGTRAPIEGATVRLVDPSGSARETITGPDGAFAFAQIVPGTYTLGVRRLGYEVLSIPLEIGPRATPPLEVQLTPQAIPLEPLEVGVEGRPPRLVESGFYDRMEEGWGAFVEPAWIEANKRGFVRLADFMSTLQMRAPLPRCARIPVYLDRRRIGAADGSGTSRSYSLNPAGTFSSPEAPPPTLLDELSVHDLGAAELYQPGSKIPFFAWDGTSMSCGAIILWSNWTAETPEIPQIEVELCEPAGRPGEVAVDGLVEDQVTRVRLPAAHVFASYANPGDPTGLERVETVVRTDSLGRYRLCEVPADVSLELTAAYGPHRGQPATVVAEAGVEAGLALTVTSPGRITGIVVNERTERPLEAASVTVAGTGVRVTTDRAGRFSLEGLSPGTHRISALCGGFDLRVREVELAEGQQASVVIGLRSKGAAGRTRCTA; this is translated from the coding sequence ATGACGAAGCGGACGCCGTTGCTGGCCTTGGCCGTCGCCCTCGTGGCGGGGAACGCCTTCCTGTCCGACGCGGCGAGCGCCCAGGAGGCGGTCGGGATCCAGGGAATCATCACCGAGGGCGGGACAAGGGCGCCGATCGAGGGCGCTACGGTGCGGCTGGTCGATCCGTCGGGTTCGGCTCGGGAGACGATCACGGGACCCGACGGCGCGTTCGCCTTCGCTCAGATCGTGCCGGGCACATACACGCTCGGGGTCCGCCGCCTCGGCTATGAAGTCCTCTCCATCCCGCTGGAAATCGGCCCCAGGGCCACGCCACCGCTGGAGGTACAGCTAACCCCGCAGGCGATCCCGCTGGAGCCGCTGGAGGTCGGCGTGGAAGGCCGCCCGCCCCGCCTCGTGGAGTCCGGCTTCTACGACCGGATGGAGGAGGGTTGGGGTGCGTTCGTCGAGCCGGCATGGATCGAAGCCAACAAGCGGGGCTTCGTGCGCCTCGCCGACTTCATGTCGACCCTCCAGATGCGCGCCCCTCTCCCGCGGTGCGCGAGGATTCCGGTATACCTCGACCGGAGGCGGATCGGAGCGGCAGACGGCTCGGGAACGAGCCGGTCGTACTCCCTGAATCCGGCGGGAACCTTCAGTTCTCCAGAGGCGCCGCCGCCGACGCTGCTCGACGAACTCTCCGTGCACGACCTCGGTGCGGCGGAGTTGTACCAACCTGGTAGCAAGATACCGTTCTTTGCCTGGGACGGGACCTCCATGAGCTGCGGCGCGATCATCCTGTGGTCCAACTGGACGGCGGAGACACCGGAGATACCGCAGATCGAGGTCGAGCTGTGCGAGCCGGCCGGCCGGCCCGGCGAGGTGGCGGTGGACGGGTTGGTGGAAGATCAGGTTACCCGAGTCCGGTTGCCCGCCGCGCACGTGTTCGCCTCTTACGCGAATCCCGGGGATCCCACCGGCCTCGAACGCGTGGAAACCGTGGTCCGTACGGACTCGCTCGGACGATACCGGCTGTGCGAGGTTCCCGCCGACGTATCGCTGGAACTGACGGCCGCCTACGGTCCGCACCGGGGCCAGCCCGCGACGGTCGTCGCAGAGGCCGGCGTCGAGGCAGGGCTCGCCCTGACCGTGACATCACCCGGGCGGATCACGGGCATCGTCGTGAACGAGCGCACCGAACGGCCGCTCGAGGCCGCCAGCGTGACGGTGGCCGGCACGGGTGTCCGCGTCACGACGGATCGAGCCGGCCGATTCTCGCTGGAGGGGTTGTCGCCGGGAACCCACAGGATCAGCGCCCTCTGCGGGGGTTTCGACCTCAGAGTGCGGGAGGTGGAACTTGCCGAGGGGCAGCAGGCGAGCGTCGTGATCGGCCTCCGGTCGAAGGGAGCGGCAGGCCGGACGCGGTGCACCGCCTAG
- a CDS encoding carboxypeptidase-like regulatory domain-containing protein: MTQTRAFLISLALTAIPGMAPDGMTAQEAVEVAGTVVDDGTGEPVDGATVRLADASGSARETITGPDGAFAFAQVAPGTYALAVRRFGYELLSTPLEIGAQAPPQLDIRLTPQAIPLEPLEVGVAGRPPRLVESGFYDRMEEGWGTFFEPEWIEASKVGFVLLKDYLWVLQNRAPLSRCEKVPVYLDRRPIGTTPGWGTDDSYPGGIFTVGLDRLPPLLEEMSVSDLGAAEVYQPGTKIPMFAWTFTTAVCGAVILWSDWTAGLPEIPTIEVKLCDPEGRPGEVALDGFVDDEVTEVRLPAAHVSASYANPEDPDGLERVETVVRTDSLGRYRVCDLPEGAVIHLTPEYGPHAGGPLVALAAADGDALKLTVPVTSPATITGMVLNEATSALMEGARIVLVDTDFRTVTNAAGRFSLEDLPPGSYTIRAVCAGYTGAAQEVELAEGGNVAVVLRLRATNLARRGTCSV; this comes from the coding sequence ATGACACAAACCCGTGCATTCCTGATCTCCTTAGCGCTGACGGCGATCCCGGGCATGGCTCCCGACGGCATGACGGCTCAGGAGGCGGTGGAGGTCGCCGGAACCGTCGTCGACGATGGGACGGGCGAGCCGGTCGACGGCGCGACCGTGCGGCTGGCCGACGCGTCCGGTTCGGCTCGGGAGACCATCACGGGACCGGACGGCGCGTTCGCCTTCGCCCAGGTTGCGCCGGGCACATATGCGCTCGCCGTGCGGCGCTTCGGATACGAGTTGCTCAGCACGCCGCTGGAGATCGGCGCGCAGGCGCCCCCGCAACTGGACATCCGCCTGACCCCGCAGGCGATCCCGCTCGAGCCGCTGGAAGTCGGCGTGGCAGGCCGCCCGCCCCGCCTCGTGGAGTCCGGCTTCTACGATCGAATGGAAGAAGGCTGGGGCACGTTCTTCGAGCCCGAATGGATCGAGGCCAGCAAGGTCGGCTTCGTACTACTGAAGGACTACCTCTGGGTCCTCCAGAACCGCGCGCCCCTGTCCCGGTGCGAGAAGGTCCCCGTGTACCTCGACCGGAGGCCGATCGGCACGACGCCAGGCTGGGGGACAGACGATTCGTATCCGGGAGGGATCTTCACTGTGGGGTTGGATCGCCTTCCCCCGCTGCTCGAAGAGATGTCCGTGTCCGATCTCGGCGCGGCTGAGGTCTACCAGCCGGGAACGAAGATTCCGATGTTCGCCTGGACCTTCACGACCGCGGTTTGCGGCGCGGTCATCCTCTGGTCCGACTGGACGGCGGGCCTGCCGGAGATACCGACGATCGAGGTGAAGCTGTGCGACCCCGAGGGCCGTCCGGGAGAAGTGGCGCTCGACGGCTTCGTCGACGACGAGGTTACCGAAGTGAGGCTGCCCGCCGCGCATGTGTCCGCGTCATACGCGAACCCCGAAGATCCGGACGGCCTCGAGCGCGTGGAAACGGTCGTTCGCACCGACTCGCTCGGACGATATCGCGTGTGCGACCTGCCGGAGGGCGCCGTCATCCATCTCACTCCGGAGTACGGCCCGCACGCGGGCGGGCCGCTGGTTGCGCTTGCGGCGGCGGACGGCGACGCGCTGAAGCTGACGGTGCCGGTAACGTCTCCGGCGACGATCACCGGCATGGTCCTCAACGAGGCGACCTCGGCGCTGATGGAGGGCGCGCGGATCGTGCTCGTCGACACGGACTTCCGTACGGTGACGAACGCCGCGGGACGATTCTCCCTCGAGGACCTGCCACCGGGGTCCTACACGATCCGGGCCGTGTGCGCCGGCTATACCGGTGCCGCGCAGGAGGTGGAACTGGCCGAGGGAGGGAACGTGGCCGTGGTCCTCCGGCTACGCGCGACGAATCTTGCCAGGCGGGGGACGTGCTCGGTCTAG